Genomic window (Prionailurus bengalensis isolate Pbe53 chromosome E3, Fcat_Pben_1.1_paternal_pri, whole genome shotgun sequence):
agagagaacgtgagcaggggagagacacagagacaggaagagagagaatcccaagcaggctctgcactgtcagcatagagcccagcgcagggctcgatcccatgaacagtgagatcatgacctgagtagaaatcaagagttgacgctcaactgactgagcaccccacccccccacccccgcccccgcccccgcccagcacCTTGGTCTTCTCCATTCTTAAGTTCCAAGAATAACCAAATTCAAGTATTTCACTGAATGTAGCAAATCTTAAAAAACCAATGCGTTCTAGCCTTCTGGTAACTTTTTGCTCTAACTTGCTGACCAGCCTCTGTATTCACATCACTAAGATTGGCCAAAGTGTCACTGTCATTTGGTCTTCGAGTACAGCAGGGCTAACAATTACTGGCATTGTACCAGAGACAGGTGGGGAAATAGACATAAGACatcacagggagaggaagaggctgaAGATATTATGGAGCGGGACATTTCCTTTAATGAGCCTAACATTCTTTAGGCGCTTTCTAAACATGGGACCATTTTAAGTGATGAAACTCAGCCAAGGTTTGCCTGGATGTTCATCAGTGGCCATATGTGGATCTGTCTTCACTGTAAGAAGCtctgaaaggaacagaaaagtagGACCTAGATAATCCTATTGTGTACTGCATTGTTAGAGTCATTAAGAGACACTGAAAGAAACGTACTTCTTATGTACAGTATTGCTACCATTCTAATCTGTGAAATTTGTTAGGGAATAAAGCTCTCCtgttatataaaacattaaacaaactcAACGCAAGGTCTATGGCTTTTCAGAACGACGAGATAATCTGCTGGAGGTAAAGGACTTAGGGAGAGAAGAGGCATCAAGTGTTTACCTGTACCAGCCAATCTGGGGCTTGGTTCCTGGAGGAGTGTGGATTTTTCCCAATGATGAGAGCTCAGCTGGTCTGGAGATCCCGCCTGGGAAGGCTCCTCCAGAGCACTCTCCCGGGGAAACCTCCTAGGAGTTTGCAGTTGAAAGTCTGGTAGTTCCTGTTCTCCAAGCTGAGATCCAGTTTTCTCCAAGAGCACCTTCTGCCCCTGCATACACACGGCCACCTAGGAACAAGCCCCATGCATTAGAGTGCAGCCAGAGGACTCAGTAGAGAGGAGCATGACCTCTCTCACTGCTCTGTGATGACCCCTTTACCCCGGGAATTCCTGACAACAGCCTGGAGGTCAACTTGGAAAGACTTCGGAGACTCTCAaaggaagcaaagggaaggaCATGCAGAATGATTAGAGAGGCTGCTTCAAATCAGCCAGTATTTCTTGAGTGGGTGCCCCTAAAGCATGAGTCTTTCTCAAGACCTCAGAGTCAACACAGAGAAGGCACAAATATCAGGGTTAGTCATGACACTGGCCCAGCAGATCGTCACCCTATGTCCATGTGCCTCCCAACTTCTACTGGAAACAGGTCCTGCTGGATGGGGAAGCAGGATGGTgaggacattaaaaaacaacaacaacaacaaaaaaaacaaaactaatcaaTTGTTCTGCCCCAGGCTTCCCTGGGAAGGAGATCCCAGTAGTAGCAGGGCTCTGAGTGCACTGCTCACCCTGCTCTCTGACTGCCTCCATTCCCCAAAACACATGGTTGTTTGCTTCCTGCCTCGCTTCTGACTGGAGtctgatttgggggtgggggctggaagaAACACTGGCCAACTGAGCTGCAACTTCCTGATCCAAAAGCAGGACACTTCACCAAAACAAGGTCCACCAGGAAATTCCCCCCAAATCAAGTTCCTACCCAACAATATGATCCTTTCTACTAAGAATCCTGATTGTAGGAAACCTTCAGGAGGAATGGGTGTGGGGAGATCGGGCAGCCAAAAAGCAAGAACCTTACTTGATCCTCTACTTCCTCACTGGAGTGCCAGTGCCTGAGTTTTCTGACAACCAGTGATCTCTCTCAGGGGGTGTTCCCAAACAGAAGCCAGAAGCACCCTTCGAAGCCATCCGATCCATTTCTGGACTAactagggagggagccaaagacCAGAAACTATCCAGATGAAAACGAAATTCTGGGGACCACGAGGGAGGGCCCTCCTTACCCACTGCTTTGGTCTCTTGGCTGCTCTTTGAAAATCTTCCACCAGGGTCACAATCTCCCTGCAGCTCATTGGACATCGATGCCTGACGCGAGCCTGAATCTCCGAGGGCAGGATGTTCAGGAACTGCTCCAGCACCAGCAGCTCCAATATCTGCTCTTTGGTGTGCAGCTCGGGCTGCAGCCACTGACGGCAGAGCTGCTGCAGCCGGGCGAGTGCCTCTTGGGGTCCAGACACCTCTTGGTAACAAAACCGTCGGAAGCTCTGGCGGGAGAGCTCGGGATCGGGGCGGTCCTTTTGCAGAGCGGGTCCCCGTTTCTCTTCCAGCTTTGTTATTATGTGTCTCTCTGGCTTGGAGGAGGCCTGAATGTGGGACTGCGAGCTCAAAGTTATCTCCATCTTAGCCGCCATCTTGGGGCTCAGGAGAC
Coding sequences:
- the ZNF174 gene encoding zinc finger protein 174 isoform X1, which encodes MAAKMEITLSSQSHIQASSKPERHIITKLEEKRGPALQKDRPDPELSRQSFRRFCYQEVSGPQEALARLQQLCRQWLQPELHTKEQILELLVLEQFLNILPSEIQARVRHRCPMSCREIVTLVEDFQRAAKRPKQWVAVCMQGQKVLLEKTGSQLGEQELPDFQLQTPRRFPRESALEEPSQAGSPDQLSSHHWEKSTLLQEPSPRLAGTEAPRMKSDNKENPQPEGAKGGKPCALSPGRPKGNGLQSPEPRGANRNEPRLSRRQVSPPNAQKPFAHYQRHCRELEYISSPLKSHPLRELKKSKGGRRSLSSRLQRLGHQAARSAKKPYKCDDCGKSFTWNSELKRHKRVHTGERPYTCGECGNCFGRQSTLKLHQRIHTGEKPYQCGQCGKSFRQSSNLHQHHRLHHGD
- the ZNF174 gene encoding zinc finger protein 174 isoform X2, with amino-acid sequence MAAKMEITLSSQSHIQASSKPERHIITKLEEKRGPALQKDRPDPELSRQSFRRFCYQEVSGPQEALARLQQLCRQWLQPELHTKEQILELLVLEQFLNILPSEIQARVRHRCPMSCREIVTLVEDFQRAAKRPKQWVAVCMQGQKVLLEKTGSQLGEQELPDFQLQTPRRFPRESALEEPSQAGSPDQLSSHHWEKSTLLQEPSPRLAGTELLTVKTDPHMATDEHPGKPWLSFIT